From Nicotiana tabacum cultivar K326 chromosome 20, ASM71507v2, whole genome shotgun sequence, one genomic window encodes:
- the LOC107798710 gene encoding late blight resistance protein R1-A-like, which translates to MEDVNIDESAKQSTQVTEEEPVGLEDDAEKIIKLLTRGIRERDIVSIFGMPGLGKTTLAKKIFKDSSIVSHFDVRAWLTISQSYDVRELLRNIYKQVTGVEYDDKESDIADTLRKCLMGKRYLIVLDDVWEVDAWDELRLCFPIGKQGNRIMLTTRLKHVAMEVKNCTDPYSPRFLTKEASWKLLQEKAFQKETCPPELQDVGVQIAEYCKGLPLTVVLIGGILAKKERNVSEWCEVANNLTSHHGSVESESNLAIQLSYCYLPDHLRHCLLTMGVFREDEKFGASKLMLLWVAEGLVQCSDERGLEEVAEGYLSDIISSSLLMVTKTTFDGKVKYLQIHDLVRDFVLNKAKEEKFMQVIGTHNQYQPSYDEEHRVCIHLDHKLRHDLERFNNKVDIFLTSGSTSFGQDLKSFFVTNNADDFLAYRDFWSSESSFHGTISEEYLSRSYHFSSVGDLKLLRVLDFKNCIPGDYTNIVDILQSLVYLRYLGMCFEKFFFKWVSHMCDLETLLVDTERIVEGTPHIWKMTKLKHVDVGTLLPREIFAVSEEGPSKLENLREFKGMCLSREDIELIERFSNLQKLLLIISDNDIYEANSLVLKLDVLTQLQSLVLGSMCNITKYYLPSSLKELILRQVNILASATSTLAALPNLQRLIFQGCTFEQEEWDVRDMEFPVLKILKFRSIHLRGWHVSESSSFPMLESLVLRSVELLKKIPDSFVDIGTLTSIKVIYCDDNLKASALEIKEEVEATTGCDNLKVDILPHYSREQKEKEEEYEEEEKTEAAAEEAAAAVAEVESEEKQKVEEEAATAKVEAEKKEDEEEEDDKVTELSALSFKTFNLGYSSSSSGGGSRSRKKKTRR; encoded by the exons ATGGAGGATGTCAACATTGATGAGAGTGCTAAACAAAGTACTCAAGTAACTGAAGAGGAACCTGTGGGGCTTGAGGATGATGCTGAGAAGATAATTAAGCTACTGACCAGAGGAATAAGGGAACGGGATATTGTCTCGATTTTTGGCATGCCTGGTCTCGGAAAGACCACTTTGGCGAAAAAAATATTCAAAGATTCTTCTATTGTTTCTCACTTTGATGTTCGAGCTTGGCTTACAATTTCGCAATCATATGATGTGAGAGAGCTGTTGAGGAATATCTATAAGCAAGTGACAGGTGTTGAGTACGATGATAAGGAGAGTGACATAGCCGATACGTTGCGCAAGTGTTTAATGGGCAAAAGATATCTCATTGTCTTGGATGATGTATGGGAAGTTGATGCATGGGATGAGTTAAGATTATGTTTTCCAATTGGTAAACAAGGAAACAGAATCATGTTAACAACTCGACTTAAACATGTGGCAATGGAAGTCAAGAACTGTACCGATCCTTATTCCCCTCGATTCCTAACCAAGGAAGCGAGCTGGAAATTGTTGCAGGAAAAAGCATTTCAAAAGGAAACTTGCCCTCCGGAATTACAGGATGTTGGCGTACAAATTGCGGAATATTGTAAAGGACTGCCTCTTACAGTTGTTTTGATCGGTGGAATTCTGGCGAAGAAAGAAAGGAATGTCTCAGAGTGGTGTGAAGTTGCAAACAATTTAACGTCTCATCATGGATCAGTTGAAAGTGAGAGCAACTTGGCAATACAATTAAGTTACTGCTATTTACCAGATCATTTGAGACATTGCCTTCTAACTATGGGAGTATTTAGGGAGGATGAAAAATTTGGAGCATCTAAATTGATGTTACTCTGGGTGGCCGAAGGCCTCGTTCAATGTAGTGATGAGAGAGGATTGGAGGAGGTAGCTGAAGGTTACTTGAGCGATATAATTTCTAGTAGCCTACTAATGGTTACAAAGACGACCTTTGATGGCAAGGTGAAGTACTTGCAAATTCATGATCTAGTGCGTGACTTTGTCTTAAACAAAGCTAAAGAAGAAAAGTTCATGCAAGTTATAGGGACACATAACCAATATCAACCTTCATATGATGAGGAACATCGAGTGTGCATTCACCTCGACCATAAGCTTCGTCATGATTTGGAGAGATTCAACAACAAAGTAGATATATTCCTCACAAGCGGCTCCACATCTTTTGGTCAAGATCTTAAATCGTTTTTTGTTACTAATAATGCGGATGATTTTCTTGCTTATAGAGATTTTTGGAGTAGTGAGTCTAGTTTTCACGGTACTATTTCTGAAGAGTATTTATCTCGTTCCTATCATTTCTCGTCAGTTGGAGACTTAAAACTTCTTAGAGTGTTGGATTTCAAGAACTGCATTCCAGGGGATTATACAAATATAGTTGATATACTGCAGTCACTAGTTTACCTGAGATACCTTGGAATGTGTTTCGAAAAGTTTTTTTTCAAGTGGGTATCACACATGTGCGACCTAGAAACTTTACTGGTGGATACTGAGAGAATAGTAGAAGGGACACCTCATATTTGGAAGATGACGAAACTAAAGCATGTAGACGTAGGAACACTCTTACCTCGTGAGATATTTGCAGTTTCTGAAGAAGGTCCGTCTAAGTTGGAGAATTTAAGGGAATTTAAAGGCATGTGTTTATCTCGTGAGGATATAGAGTTAATTGAGAGGTTTTCCAATCTTCAAAAGCTTCTCCtcataataagtgataatgatattTATGAAGCTAACTCTCTCGTTCTGAAATTGGATGTTCTTACACAGCTTCAGTCCCTCGTGCTTGGTTCGATGTGTAATATCACCAAGTATTATTTACCTTCAAGTCTCAAAGAGCTGATCCTCCGCCAAGTTAATATACTAGCAAGTGCAACTTCCACACTCGCTGCGTTACCCAACCTTCAAAGACTGATATTTCAAGGATGTACATTCGAGCAAGAGGAGTGGGACGTGAGAGATATGGAGTTCCCGGTACTCAAAATCTTAAAATTTCGAAGCATTCATCTTAGGGGATGGCATGTCTCAGAATCATCGTCATTTCCCATGCTTGAGAGTTTAGTGCTAAGATCTGTTGAATTGCTTAAGAAGATTCCTGACAGTTTTGTGGATATTGGAACGCTTACATCAATCAAGGTGATCTATTGTGATGATAATCTCAAGGCTTCAGCTttggagattaaggaagaagtagAAGCAACTACAGGATGTGACAACCTCAAGGTCGATATTCTTCCACATTACTCTCG ggaacaaaaagaaaaagaagaggaatatgaagaggaagagaaaacagaagcagcagcagaagaagcagcagcagcagtggcaGAAGTAGAATCAGAAGAAAAACAGAaggtagaagaagaagcagcaacagCAAAAGTAGAAGCAGAAAAGAAAgaggatgaggaggaggaagatgaCAAAGTTACAGAGCTTTCAGCGCTATCATTTAAGACTTTCAATCTTGGttacagcagcagcagcagcggcggcggaagtagaagcagaaaaaaaaaaACCAGAAGGTAG